In Edaphobacter paludis, a single window of DNA contains:
- the accC gene encoding acetyl-CoA carboxylase biotin carboxylase subunit — protein MFRKVLIANRGEIALRVINACKEMGIRTVAVYSEADRNSLHVRFADEAICIGPPRSSESYLNVPAVISAAEIADVDAIHPGYGLLSENANFAEVCRASNIKFIGPPPEVTRMMGEKSTARQTMKKAKVPILPGSDGIIASEGEALEWARSVGYPVILKAVAGGGGRGMRICRNKDELPGLYQQASIEAANAFGNGDLYMEKFIEQPRHIEFQVLADEHGNVMSLGERECSIQRRHQKLIEEAPSLMVTPKLREELGKTIRKSLENIGYWNAGTIEFLMDEDGKIYFIEMNTRIQVEHCVTEMVTGIDLVKAQLRIAAGEKLNSIITEPVAIRGHAIECRINAEHPEKFTPSAGKITAFNLPGGNGVRVDTAQYAEGVVPPYYDSLIAKLICHGKDREEAMNKMQRALSQFVVQGIHTTIPMHQKIFADAEFRSGKFDTKFMERFFERQKDIKAE, from the coding sequence ATGTTTCGTAAGGTATTGATTGCAAATCGCGGGGAGATTGCGCTGCGGGTGATCAACGCGTGCAAGGAGATGGGAATCCGCACGGTCGCGGTGTATAGCGAGGCGGACCGTAACAGCCTGCACGTGCGGTTTGCCGATGAGGCCATCTGCATCGGGCCACCGCGTTCGTCGGAGAGCTATCTGAATGTGCCGGCGGTCATCTCGGCGGCGGAGATTGCAGATGTAGATGCGATCCATCCTGGCTATGGTCTGTTAAGCGAGAATGCGAACTTCGCCGAGGTTTGTCGGGCCTCCAATATCAAGTTCATCGGGCCTCCGCCGGAAGTAACGCGGATGATGGGCGAGAAGTCCACAGCACGGCAAACGATGAAGAAGGCGAAGGTGCCGATTCTGCCCGGGTCGGACGGCATCATCGCCAGTGAAGGCGAGGCGCTGGAGTGGGCGCGCAGCGTTGGCTATCCAGTAATTTTGAAGGCAGTCGCCGGTGGCGGCGGCCGCGGAATGCGCATCTGCCGCAACAAGGATGAGCTGCCGGGACTGTATCAGCAGGCTTCGATTGAAGCGGCGAATGCGTTTGGCAACGGCGACCTCTACATGGAGAAGTTCATCGAGCAGCCACGGCATATCGAGTTCCAGGTGCTCGCCGATGAGCATGGAAACGTGATGAGCCTGGGCGAGCGTGAGTGCTCGATCCAGCGACGGCACCAGAAGCTGATCGAAGAGGCGCCGAGCCTGATGGTAACTCCCAAGCTGCGCGAGGAACTGGGCAAGACGATCAGGAAGTCGCTGGAAAATATCGGCTACTGGAACGCCGGGACGATTGAATTTTTGATGGATGAAGATGGAAAAATCTACTTCATCGAGATGAATACCCGCATTCAGGTCGAGCATTGTGTAACAGAAATGGTTACAGGAATCGATCTCGTCAAGGCGCAGTTACGAATCGCCGCGGGCGAAAAGCTGAACTCGATTATTACGGAGCCGGTGGCGATTCGCGGTCATGCGATTGAGTGCCGCATCAATGCGGAGCATCCGGAAAAATTCACACCCAGCGCGGGCAAGATCACGGCATTCAACCTCCCCGGCGGTAACGGCGTCCGCGTGGATACGGCGCAGTATGCCGAGGGTGTGGTGCCCCCTTATTATGACTCGCTAATTGCGAAGCTGATCTGCCACGGCAAGGACCGCGAAGAGGCCATGAACAAGATGCAGCGCGCTCTCTCGCAGTTTGTGGTGCAGGGAATCCATACAACGATTCCGATGCATCAGAAGATCTTTGCCGATGCGGAGTTCCGTTCGGGCAAGTTCGATACGAAGTTTATGGAGCGGTTCTTCGAGCGACAGAAGGACATCAAGGCGGAGTAG
- the accB gene encoding acetyl-CoA carboxylase biotin carboxyl carrier protein — MDVNKLQELRELVEFLKANEIAEFDMEQDDLKVRIKFAGEPQAAAGGVDLAHLSRLMASAPAAASAPVAAVPAVVVESAPAAAPAETLHEVKSPIVGTFYESPSPGTPSFVNVGDQVEVGQVLCIVEAMKLMNEIESDVAGEVVKRIAISGQPVEYGQPLFAIKAR, encoded by the coding sequence ATGGACGTTAACAAGTTGCAAGAGCTTCGCGAACTGGTCGAATTTTTGAAGGCGAACGAGATCGCCGAGTTCGACATGGAACAAGATGATCTGAAGGTCCGCATCAAGTTCGCGGGCGAGCCTCAGGCTGCGGCGGGGGGTGTCGATCTCGCGCATCTGAGTAGGCTGATGGCTTCGGCTCCTGCAGCGGCTTCGGCGCCAGTTGCCGCGGTCCCTGCCGTAGTTGTGGAGAGCGCTCCTGCCGCTGCTCCAGCGGAGACTCTGCATGAGGTGAAGTCGCCGATTGTGGGGACGTTCTACGAGTCGCCCTCGCCCGGCACTCCGTCGTTTGTGAACGTTGGCGACCAAGTGGAAGTTGGCCAGGTGCTCTGCATCGTTGAGGCGATGAAGCTGATGAATGAGATCGAGTCAGACGTCGCGGGCGAAGTAGTCAAGCGAATTGCCATAAGTGGGCAGCCAGTAGAGTACGGGCAACCGCTGTTTGCGATCAAAGCCCGTTAG
- a CDS encoding Xaa-Pro peptidase family protein: MSLSLRKKRAVARAKAAGVDCLLVTHLPDVRYLCGFTGSNAALVLAGGRAVLFTDGRYTAQAKAEAAGSRVVIAKKPVVTAACEWMEAAGIQRCGFDAAQTTVAALEGMRKSVSTKVRRGLFQAVEPLVAGLREVKDAEEVATMRKAALLGCQLFDGMLSFMQLGLTEVAVAAELEHAARLAGAEAMSFETIVASGERSALPHGRATQAKLPKRGFVTLDFGVVVDGYCSDMTRTVHMGKAQPDEREVYDAVLEAQEAGVAKVAPGVTCAEVDEAARSVLRTAGMDKYFSHSTGHGVGLEIHEGPRLAAKQTQVLAPGMIVTIEPGVYMPGRFGVRIEDMVLVTATGGEVLTPSVKAWIEL, from the coding sequence ATGAGTTTAAGTTTGCGGAAGAAGAGAGCGGTGGCTCGGGCGAAGGCCGCCGGAGTGGATTGCCTGCTGGTGACGCATCTGCCGGATGTCCGCTATCTGTGCGGGTTTACGGGGTCGAATGCCGCTTTAGTGCTGGCTGGCGGCCGCGCCGTTCTGTTTACGGATGGACGCTATACAGCCCAGGCGAAGGCTGAGGCAGCGGGAAGCCGCGTGGTAATCGCGAAGAAGCCGGTGGTGACGGCTGCCTGTGAATGGATGGAGGCCGCCGGCATTCAGCGCTGCGGCTTCGATGCTGCACAGACGACGGTCGCTGCACTCGAAGGGATGCGGAAGTCAGTCTCGACGAAGGTGCGCCGGGGGCTGTTTCAGGCAGTTGAGCCACTGGTTGCCGGTCTGCGTGAGGTGAAGGACGCGGAAGAGGTTGCGACCATGCGTAAGGCCGCTCTGCTGGGTTGCCAATTGTTCGACGGGATGCTTAGTTTCATGCAATTGGGGCTGACTGAGGTCGCAGTGGCGGCAGAACTCGAACATGCCGCGCGGCTGGCTGGAGCGGAGGCGATGTCGTTTGAGACAATCGTCGCCAGCGGAGAGCGGAGCGCGCTGCCGCATGGGCGCGCAACTCAGGCGAAGCTGCCAAAGAGAGGCTTCGTAACTTTGGACTTTGGCGTCGTCGTCGATGGCTATTGCAGCGACATGACGCGCACCGTCCACATGGGCAAGGCGCAGCCGGACGAGCGGGAAGTGTATGATGCGGTTCTGGAAGCGCAGGAGGCCGGAGTCGCAAAGGTGGCTCCGGGCGTGACCTGTGCCGAGGTCGATGAAGCGGCGCGAAGCGTGCTGCGGACGGCGGGGATGGATAAGTATTTCAGCCATTCGACCGGGCACGGCGTTGGGTTGGAGATTCACGAAGGTCCAAGGCTTGCGGCGAAGCAGACGCAGGTTCTGGCTCCGGGAATGATCGTCACGATCGAGCCCGGAGTGTATATGCCAGGCCGGTTCGGCGTGCGGATCGAGGACATGGTTCTCGTCACCGCGACGGGAGGCGAAGTTCTGACGCCAAGCGTGAAGGCCTGGATTGAGTTGTAA